From Fusarium fujikuroi IMI 58289 draft genome, chromosome FFUJ_chr07, a single genomic window includes:
- a CDS encoding related to serine-threonine kinase, which yields MAARQESSTSSGSRKSGSRAVVGQFNIGSEIGKGSFAQVYLGWHKDTKAAVAIKSVELERLNKKLRENLYSEIQILKTLRHPHIVALHDCLESTSHINLIMEYCELGDLSLFIKKREKLATHPATHDMARKYPSAPNSGLHEVVIRHFLKQLTSALEFLRSKNYVHRDVKPQNLLLLPSRPFRDQRSRPVMQASQDSLIPIAGLASLPMLKLADFGFARVLPSTSLADTLCGSPLYMAPEILRYERYDAKADLWSVGTVLYEMSTGRPPFRARNHVELLRKIEAAEDVIKFPREVNISADLKALIRSLLKRSPVERLSFENFFAHQVVTNEIPGLVEDDIPKPVRQEPREVRSAFHGGSPSLSSRSPRQAGYESPRDGIASRSPRDQHSRSPQAASPGEGRYSRQSHDSQRPTGNSPREVGEGLGIRRPVAHHAATAPVQQRVQDRGNGRDKASPPTSLLNQARRDRALSNPSITEEEKAAQDVALEREYVVVERRHVEVNALADELAANERFGDPSSQRTGAMTRRYTQQGAPTSTSGAIATPSSRNALVTQSRHDRKSSYEKALSASPGSASSAISKAIQDASLRLFGFKVPPLRGTPKGPSPPLYQAFPTYPTPQAPVGLLGDGKNTYGTDEDARAAQAIEEFATRSDCVYGFAEVKYKQLVPLAPSADHILGGLEPDQLENEEDGLTVEAIVALSEEALVLYVKSLTLLARAMDIASVWWSKKSRGETGTGLSAAAAQSIVQRINAVVQWVRQRFNEVLEKSEIVRMKLTEAQKQLPEDHPSHPSNHGTESIASSAGGATKQVYLTPGISAEKLMYDRALEMSRAAAIDEVTNENLSGCEISYITAIRMLEAVLDNDDDSGSDARRLSTGKEDERDAIKETSGGELDSDEEAHVRKMIKMITGRLAAVRKKQQMIAEANSKTLQSYQQSTRRRSGDITPRSVPSHASS from the exons ATGGCGGCCCGGCAAGagtcctcgacctcctcgggGTCCAGGAAGTCGGGCAGTCGTGCTGTAGTAGGACAGTTCAACATCGGCTCCGAGATTGGAAAGGGTAGTTTTGCTCAAGTGTATTTGGGTTGGCATAAG GACACTAAGGCTGCCGTTGCCATAAAATCCGTCGAGCTCGAACggctgaacaagaagctACGAGAGAACCTCTACAGCGAAATACAAATACTCAAGACATTACGCCACCCTCACATTGTCGCCCTCCATGACTGTCTCGAGTCGACAAGCCACATCAACTTAATTATGGAATACTGCGAGCTTGGCGATCTATCTCTGTTCATCAAGAAACGAGAGAAGCTCGCCACACATCCTGCCACGCATGATATGGCCCGCAAGTATCCAAGTGCGCCCAACTCCGGTTTGCATGAGGTTGTCATTCGACATTTCTTGAAACAGCTGACTAGTGCCCTCGAGTTCCTACGCAGCAAGAACTACGTTCACCGAGATGTCAAGCCCCAAAATCTGCTACTGCTACCCTCACGACCGTTCAGGGACCAAAGAAGTCGCCCTGTCATGCAAGCCAGCCAAGACTCGCTGATCCCTATCGCTGGTTTAGCATCTTTACCTATGCTCAAGCTTGCCGACTTCGGCTTCGCACGTGTGCTTCCCTCCACTTCCCTGGCTGATACCCTTTGTGGATCCCCCCTGTACATGGCCCCAGAAATTCTCCGATACGAGCGATATGATGCGAAAGCCGATCTTTGGTCAGTGGGAACTGTGCTCTATGAAATGAGCACAGGTCGCCCTCCGTTCCGGGCTAGAAACCACGTCGAACTGCTGCGTAAGATTGAAGCCGCCGAGGATGTTATCAAGTTCCCCAGGGAGGTAAATATCAGTGCCGACCTGAAAGCTCTAATTCGAAGTCTACTCAAGAGAAGTCCTGTTGAGCGACTGAGCTTCGAGAACTTCTTCGCACATCAGGTCGTTACGAACGAAATTCCTGGCTTAGTAGAGGATGATATTCCAAAGCCAGTCAGGCAAGAACCTCGGGAGGTGAGGTCAGCCTTTCATGGGGGCTCGCCTTCGTTATCATCGCGAAGTCCCCGACAAGCCGGTTACGAATCGCCACGAGACGGCATTGCTTCAAGATCTCCCAGAGATCAGCACTCAAGGTCGCCACAAGCAGCAAGCCCGGGAGAAGGTCGGTATTCTCGGCAATCGCATGACAGTCAACGGCCAACAGGAAATTCTCCTCGCGAGGTCGGTGAGGGTCTTGGAATTCGCCGCCCAGTTGCACACCATGCAGCGACTGCCCCGGTTCAGCAACGTGTCCAGGATAGGGGGAATGGTCGCGATAAGGCCTCACCTCCTACATCTCTTCTGAACCAAGCACGCAGGGACAGAGCCTTGAGCAATCCATCAATtacagaagaggagaaggcggCACAAGATGTTGCCTTGGAGCGGGAATATGTAGTTGTTGAGAGACGGCATGTTGAGGTCAACGCCCTGGCCGATGAACTGGCAGCGAACGAGCGATTCGGGGACCCTTCCTCTCAAAGAACAGGAGCCATGACTCGACGATATACTCAACAAGGCGCACCCACTTCTACGTCAGGAGCAATTGCCACACCGTCCTCACGCAATGCTTTGGTGACCCAGAGCCGCCATGACCGTAAATCATCGTACGAGAAGGCTCTCTCTGCTAGTCCAGGATCAGCCTCTAGTGCTATCTCTAAAGCGATCCAAGACGCCAGCCTGCGTCTTTTTGGCTTTAAGGTCCCCCCTCTGCGTGGTACACCAAAGGGCCCATCGCCTCCCCTGTACCAAGCTTTTCCGACATATCCAACACCTCAGGCCCCAGTCGGTCTTTTAGGTGACGGAAAGAACACTTACGGAACCGACGAGGATGCCCGAGCCGCGCAAGCCATAGAAGAGTTCGCGACACGCAGTGACTGTGTCTACGGTTTCGCCGAAGTCAAGTATAAGCAGCTTGTTCCTCTAGCGCCGTCCGCTGATCACATCTTGGGCGGTCTTGAACCTGATCAATTGGAaaatgaggaagatggactGACAGTTGAGGCAATTGTTGCTCTCTCAGAGGAGGCTCTTGTTCTATATGTGAAGTCGCTCACTCTTCTCGCTAGAGCTATGGACATAGCTAGTGTCTGGTGGTCCAAGAAGAGCCGGGGAGAGACAGGCACCGGCCTatcggctgctgctgcccaGAGCATTGTTCAACGCATAAACGCAGTGGTTCAGTGGGTTCGACAGCGATTTAACGAGGTGCTGGAGAAGTCGGAAATCGTCCGTATGAAGCTCACGGAAGCGCAGAAGCAACTGCCCGAAGACCATCCCAGCCACCCATCTAACCATGGAACCGAATCGATTGCGTCCTCTGCCGGGGGCGCGACCAAGCAGGTTTACTTGACCCCTGGCATAAGTGCCGAGAAGCTCATGTATGATCGGGCACTTGAGATGAGTCGCGCTGCCGCAATTGACGAAGTTACGAATGAGAACCTCTCCGGATGCGAGATTTCGTACATCACGGCCATCCGAATGCTTGAGGCTGTTTTGGACAACGATGACGATTCAGGCTCGGATGCAAGAAGGTTGTCGACGGGCAAAGAGGATGAGCGAGATGCTATCAAGGAAACTAGCGGTGGTGAGCTTGATAGCGATGAGGAGGCCCATGTTCGAAAGA TGATCAAGATGATCA
- a CDS encoding probable ornithine aminotransferase, with protein sequence MSPHAEKAVSRFHATSTEKAIAIEEEYAAHNYHPLPVVFSRAEGINVWDPEGRHYYDFLSAYSAVNQGHCHPELVKTLAEQAGRLTLSSRAFYNDVFPKWAEKVRSVFGYDMVLPMCTGAEAVETAIKIARKWAYKVKGVPQEKAWIFGVSENFHGRTMTAITLSVDPESRENYGPYVPNVGAFNPTTGKAIRYNNIADLEEVLEAHGKETAAFICEPIQGEAGVVVPDEDYLAKVQALCTKHNVLFICDEIQTGIGRTGRMLCSQWANIKPDLVTLGKAISGGMYPVSCVLSSKEVMLVVEPGTHGSTYGGNPLGCAVSIRALEIMEEEDLTAKAEKLGNMFRNGLKALNTPILKVIRGKGLLNAVVIDESAANGRTAWDLCLLLKSKGLLAKPTHGDIIRFAPPLVISEEELRKGLEIISEAIKELPNVERAQGH encoded by the exons ATGTCTCCCCACGCTGAAAAGGCCGTCTCTCGGTTCCATGCAACCTCTACCGAGAAGGCCATCGCCATTGAGGAGGAGTACGCCGCTCACAACTACCACCCTCTCCCCGTGGTCTTCTCCCGCGCTGAGGGCATCAACGTCTGGGATCCTGAGGGCCGCCACTACTACGACTTCCTCTCTGCCTACAGCGCCGTCAACCAGGGCCACTGCCACCCCGAACTCGTCAAGACTCTTGCCGAGCAGGCTGGTCGATTGACCCTCAGCTCCAGAGCCTTCTACAACGATGTCTTCCCCAAGTGGGCTGAGAAGGTCCGCAGCGTTTTCGGCTACGACATGGTTCTGCCCATGTGCACTGGAGCTGAGGCCGTTGAGACTGCTATCAAGATTGCCCGCAAGTGGGCGTACAAGGTCAAGGGTGTTCCTCAGGAGAAGGCTTGGATCTTTGGTGTTTCCGAGAACTTCCACGGTCGAACC ATGACCGCCATTACTCTGTCGGTCGACCCCGAATCAAGAGAAAACTACGGTCCTTATGTCCCCAATGTTGGTGCTTTCAACCCCACCACTGGCAAGGCCATCCGATACAACAACATTGCCGATCTCgaggaggttcttgaggctCACGGCAAGGAAACTGCTGCTTTCATCTGCGAGCCCATCCAGGGTgaggctggtgttgttgtccCCGATGAGGATTACCTCGCCAAGGTCCAGGCCCTCTGCACCAAGCACAACGTTTTGTTCATCTGTGACGAGATCCAGACTGGTATCGGCCGAACTGGACGCATGCTCTGCTCCCAGTGggccaacatcaagcccGACCTCGTTACCCTCGGAAAGGCCATCTCTGGTGGCATGTACCCTGTGAGCTGCGTTCTCAGCAGCAAGGAGGTCATGCTGGTCGTCGAGCCCGGCACTCACGGTTCTACCTACGGTGGTAACCCTCTGGGCTGTGCCGTCTCGATCCGCGCTCTTGAGAttatggaagaggaggatcttaccgccaaggctgagaagctcggTAACATGTTCCGCAATGGCCTCAAGGCTCTCAACACCCCTATCCTCAAGGTGATCCGAGGAAAGGGTCTCCTCAACGCTGTTGTCATCGACGAGTCTGCCGCCAACGGCCGAACTGCCTGGGATCTGTGCCTGCTACTCAAGAGCAAGGGTCTTCTTGCCAAGCCTACTCACGGCGACATCATCCGCTTTGCGCCTCCTCTGGTGATCAGTGAAGAGGAGCTTCGAAAGGGTCTCGAGATTATTTCTGAGGCTATCAAGGAGCTTCCCAATGTTGAGCGTGCCCAGGGCCACTAG